One window of the Runella slithyformis DSM 19594 genome contains the following:
- a CDS encoding 3-keto-disaccharide hydrolase, translating to MIRTHNFSIFQVGLILAVMVCGSCKVSTNGQGKKAEGRSDGFVQIFDGKTLNGWDGDPTYWRAENGNLVGEITPTTLLKTNSFIIWKGGEPADFELKGEFNITKAGNSGINYRSDRLTDIPFALRGYQADIDGNNRYTGQNYEERKRTTLAYRGQKTVINPQTGTFTPEAVRAKVKSNAWTDLKVTGSLGSSDSLKTLIKSEDWNEFHLIVKGNRLQHYINGVLMSEVTDNDAVNGKSKGLLGVQVHVGPPMKVQYRNLRLKQL from the coding sequence ATGATAAGAACACACAATTTCAGTATTTTTCAGGTAGGATTGATTCTCGCCGTCATGGTGTGCGGGAGCTGCAAAGTATCGACCAACGGTCAGGGGAAAAAAGCGGAAGGACGCTCCGATGGCTTTGTGCAAATATTCGACGGCAAAACCCTGAATGGATGGGATGGTGACCCGACGTATTGGAGGGCTGAAAACGGTAATCTGGTGGGAGAGATTACCCCGACGACTTTACTCAAAACAAACTCATTTATTATCTGGAAAGGCGGTGAACCCGCAGATTTTGAATTAAAAGGGGAGTTCAATATCACAAAAGCCGGAAACTCCGGCATCAACTACCGCAGCGACCGTCTGACGGATATCCCGTTTGCATTGCGCGGCTATCAGGCTGATATTGATGGAAATAACCGGTATACAGGTCAGAATTATGAAGAGCGTAAAAGAACAACGCTGGCTTATCGCGGACAAAAAACGGTCATCAATCCACAAACGGGTACGTTTACGCCCGAGGCCGTACGGGCGAAGGTGAAAAGCAATGCCTGGACTGACCTGAAAGTAACCGGCTCGCTGGGAAGTTCGGACTCCCTGAAGACCCTGATCAAGAGTGAAGATTGGAATGAGTTTCACCTGATCGTGAAAGGAAACCGCCTTCAGCACTATATCAATGGCGTTTTGATGAGCGAGGTTACCGACAATGATGCAGTAAATGGTAAGTCAAAGGGACTTCTAGGAGTACAGGTACACGTGGGACCGCCCATGAAAGTACAGTATCGGAATCTTCGTTTAAAGCAACTCTAG
- a CDS encoding ThuA domain-containing protein → MKNTKRLLPVLTILFVIFGFMTEKAVSQEDARKYRIVYKGEKGPGRGKNIVFIATDHEYRSEESLPALARILAKRYGFTCTVVFGLDNNGYILPGSSNLKGLDVLDTADLMVLFTRFSNFGDDEMQHFDKYIRRGGPIVAFRTSTHAFSNKGNTKWEHYSWDYKGEKSAWKDGFGELVLGETWVSHYGTNHKQSSKLIPEAVQKDHPILRGVKDVHVQSGGYTAYPVAATVIARGQVLNGMTPESAPDKTKELLPVAWVRTYSVESGPSGRAFVTTHGASEDLLNEGFRRMALNAAFWALGIEKYIKANNSIEFVGPYRPTTFNFNGYKANVKPADLAGWDSLIMPGEVIKKK, encoded by the coding sequence ATGAAAAACACAAAACGCCTGCTGCCGGTGCTCACTATTCTCTTTGTCATTTTCGGTTTTATGACCGAAAAAGCGGTATCGCAGGAGGATGCAAGGAAATACCGTATTGTGTACAAAGGCGAAAAAGGCCCCGGACGCGGTAAAAATATTGTCTTTATCGCCACCGACCACGAATACCGCAGTGAAGAATCACTGCCGGCGCTGGCCCGGATTTTGGCCAAACGCTACGGGTTTACGTGTACGGTTGTGTTTGGATTGGATAATAACGGCTACATTCTGCCCGGCAGCTCTAATCTGAAAGGACTGGACGTGCTCGACACGGCGGATCTGATGGTGCTCTTTACCCGATTCTCCAATTTCGGCGATGATGAAATGCAGCATTTTGATAAATACATTCGGCGGGGTGGTCCGATTGTGGCCTTTCGCACGTCTACGCACGCCTTCAGCAACAAGGGCAATACCAAGTGGGAACATTATTCGTGGGATTATAAAGGCGAAAAAAGCGCCTGGAAGGACGGTTTCGGGGAGTTGGTACTGGGAGAGACCTGGGTTTCTCACTACGGCACCAATCACAAACAATCGTCGAAACTGATTCCGGAAGCGGTCCAAAAAGACCATCCGATCTTACGGGGCGTGAAAGACGTACACGTACAGTCCGGGGGCTACACCGCGTATCCCGTCGCCGCAACGGTGATTGCGCGCGGGCAGGTGCTGAATGGCATGACGCCCGAATCTGCACCCGATAAAACCAAAGAGCTGCTTCCTGTAGCTTGGGTACGTACCTATTCCGTAGAATCAGGGCCTTCGGGACGGGCTTTTGTGACTACCCACGGTGCTTCGGAAGACCTCCTGAACGAAGGCTTCCGTCGTATGGCGCTGAATGCCGCTTTTTGGGCGCTGGGCATAGAAAAATATATAAAGGCCAACAATTCCATTGAGTTTGTCGGACCGTACAGACCCACTACATTTAACTTCAACGGCTACAAAGCTAACGTAAAACCCGCCGATCTGGCCGGGTGGGATTCGTTGATCATGCCCGGTGAAGTGATAAAAAAGAAATAA
- a CDS encoding sugar phosphate isomerase/epimerase family protein gives MNKIGFNVLAWSAGMSEELFPIIERLKKIGYDGVEFFVGSPDEAAYKQVGNFTRDLGLGVTTVTVVSPDQNPISESVAVRAKSLERIKWVIDRSYDLNSQILCGPFHSAHAHFAAHPALDEEYAWSAEVLHAAGEYAAQANIVLALEALNRFECYLCNTMSQLSRLVKLADHPNVRAMFDTHHANIEEKKYDRALATIAPVLSHVHISENDRGTPGDGHIPWDDAFAGLAAIHYKGWLTIEAFSRNDPDFANAIGVWREYNDPWHIAENGFTFIQQMCIKHNL, from the coding sequence ATGAATAAAATTGGATTTAATGTGCTGGCCTGGTCGGCCGGAATGTCAGAAGAATTATTCCCCATTATTGAGCGATTAAAAAAGATCGGGTACGACGGCGTCGAATTTTTTGTAGGCTCGCCCGACGAAGCGGCGTATAAACAGGTAGGCAATTTTACCCGCGATCTTGGGCTGGGAGTCACGACCGTTACCGTCGTAAGCCCTGACCAAAACCCTATCAGTGAATCGGTCGCGGTGCGTGCCAAAAGCCTTGAGCGCATCAAGTGGGTCATCGACCGTTCCTATGACTTAAATTCACAGATTTTATGCGGGCCGTTTCATTCGGCCCACGCGCACTTTGCCGCTCATCCGGCGCTGGATGAAGAATACGCATGGAGTGCGGAAGTATTGCACGCGGCGGGAGAATACGCCGCGCAGGCAAACATCGTGTTGGCATTGGAAGCCCTCAATCGTTTTGAGTGTTATCTGTGCAATACCATGTCACAATTGTCGCGCCTGGTAAAGCTGGCCGATCATCCTAACGTACGGGCAATGTTTGACACCCACCACGCCAATATTGAAGAGAAAAAATATGATCGGGCCCTGGCGACCATCGCTCCGGTGCTCAGTCACGTACACATCAGCGAAAACGACCGAGGCACCCCGGGCGACGGCCATATCCCCTGGGACGATGCGTTTGCGGGCTTAGCGGCTATCCATTACAAAGGATGGCTCACCATTGAGGCTTTTTCCAGAAATGATCCCGATTTTGCCAATGCCATCGGTGTCTGGAGAGAGTACAACGACCCTTGGCATATTGCCGAAAATGGGTTTACATTTATCCAACAAATGTGCATCAAACACAACCTGTAG
- a CDS encoding FIST signal transduction protein: protein MRIKQLAFQNSTWRSVSETPAFTASQAQLVLAFGERKCLEDIQPYEYLRDLFPSADIVINSTSGEIYQNTVHEGTIIVTAIEFDKTVVRTTKIDIENHFQSAAAGEQIAQVLLADDLAAIFMISDGGRVNGSDLIAALNKHTGDKIPISGGLAGDEARFEKTLVGLNENPREGKIVGIGFYGTHLNVGHGTMGGWDVFGPEREVTESEYNVLYKIGDKAALDLYKEYLGKYADELPGAALLFPLSMRATADSEPIVRTILSIDEAKKSMTFAGELPKGALVRFMKANFDRLIDASASAAQYSMKLFDTPPELAILVSCVGRKLVLGSRTEEEVEAAREIFGAQPVMTGFYSYGEISPLNPQARCELHNQTMTITTLSEK, encoded by the coding sequence ATGAGAATAAAACAACTCGCTTTTCAGAATAGTACATGGCGCTCTGTTTCTGAAACCCCCGCCTTTACTGCTTCGCAAGCTCAACTCGTGTTGGCTTTTGGGGAAAGGAAGTGTTTGGAAGATATTCAGCCGTATGAATATCTCAGAGATTTATTTCCTTCGGCAGATATTGTCATTAATTCCACCTCCGGAGAGATATATCAAAACACGGTGCATGAAGGTACAATCATTGTCACGGCCATTGAGTTTGATAAAACGGTCGTTCGCACCACCAAGATCGACATTGAAAACCATTTTCAAAGTGCAGCAGCGGGTGAACAAATTGCGCAGGTGCTCTTGGCGGATGATTTAGCAGCCATTTTCATGATTTCTGACGGCGGCCGCGTAAACGGAAGCGATCTCATTGCAGCACTTAATAAACATACGGGGGATAAAATTCCCATTTCCGGCGGTCTGGCCGGAGACGAAGCCCGTTTTGAAAAAACCCTCGTCGGGCTGAATGAAAATCCCCGGGAAGGAAAAATTGTAGGAATCGGTTTCTACGGCACTCATCTTAACGTAGGGCACGGCACTATGGGCGGTTGGGATGTATTCGGACCCGAGCGCGAAGTGACCGAATCAGAGTATAATGTTCTGTATAAGATCGGTGACAAAGCCGCGTTGGATCTCTACAAAGAGTATTTAGGCAAATACGCGGATGAGTTGCCGGGTGCCGCGCTTTTATTTCCTCTTTCAATGAGGGCTACCGCCGATTCCGAGCCGATTGTCCGGACCATCCTTTCCATTGATGAAGCGAAAAAAAGTATGACTTTTGCCGGAGAGTTGCCCAAAGGGGCGTTGGTTCGATTTATGAAAGCCAACTTTGACCGATTGATAGATGCCTCAGCAAGTGCTGCCCAGTACTCCATGAAGCTCTTTGACACTCCGCCCGAATTGGCCATTCTGGTGAGTTGTGTAGGCCGAAAATTAGTATTGGGCTCCCGTACCGAAGAAGAAGTGGAAGCGGCAAGGGAGATATTCGGAGCGCAACCGGTAATGACCGGTTTCTATTCCTACGGGGAGATATCCCCTTTGAATCCACAGGCTCGTTGTGAATTACACAATCAAACCATGACGATCACTACCTTATCCGAAAAATGA
- a CDS encoding gluconokinase has protein sequence MQSTWIGVDIGTSNVKAVAFDENGGVVAHATGTCVTYHPRNRFVEQNPDEIYRLFLHVIRQVTEQLRHKNATVEAVSLCSAMHSVIPLDAHNRRLTRSILWADNRSEAQADALKQASVFPKLYSHTGIPAHPYAPLTKMVWFRETQPRLFSRIQRFVSQKEYIWFNLFGKFHIDYSMASGTALLNNRRLKWSEMALQYTGIRATQLSEAVSTYHVEKLTNPLLCRKLGLPSGTPFVIGAGDACLANLGSGALAKGVSTLTIGTSGAIRQTAATPARDEKRRLFTYILDETHFVSGGPTNNGGNVLEWLSKHLLLKDPNELLALAENAPPGADELLFVPYLLGERAPVWDAHARGSYQNLSWQHTQAHLVRATLEGIVLNLNQTRQIIDGQLSKTQILHANGGFTQSKFWVQLLADIFGIAVKVNQSGESGCLGATMLAMKSLGKIDSLEKGVQNCVHFAETYHPDPSNRAMYRKVNKNFGKLIGQWKE, from the coding sequence GTGCAAAGTACCTGGATAGGAGTAGACATCGGAACATCTAACGTCAAAGCGGTGGCCTTTGACGAAAACGGCGGTGTAGTGGCCCATGCTACGGGCACCTGTGTGACGTATCATCCGCGCAATCGTTTTGTGGAGCAGAATCCTGACGAGATCTATCGTTTATTTCTCCACGTAATTCGACAGGTGACGGAGCAGTTGCGTCACAAAAATGCAACCGTTGAAGCCGTCAGCCTGTGTTCGGCCATGCACAGCGTGATTCCGCTGGATGCGCATAACCGCCGGCTCACCCGTTCGATCCTTTGGGCCGACAATCGCAGCGAAGCGCAGGCCGATGCCTTGAAGCAAGCCTCCGTTTTTCCGAAGCTGTATTCACATACGGGCATTCCTGCGCACCCTTATGCACCCCTGACGAAGATGGTGTGGTTTCGTGAAACCCAGCCGCGTCTTTTCAGCCGTATTCAGCGATTTGTTTCCCAGAAGGAATACATTTGGTTCAACCTTTTCGGCAAATTTCACATTGATTATTCCATGGCGTCCGGAACGGCACTGTTGAATAATCGTCGGCTGAAATGGAGTGAAATGGCCTTGCAGTATACGGGAATAAGAGCCACGCAGCTGTCGGAGGCAGTATCAACGTATCACGTTGAAAAACTGACGAATCCGTTGCTGTGCCGTAAACTTGGGTTACCTTCGGGAACCCCTTTTGTGATCGGCGCGGGCGATGCCTGCCTGGCCAATTTAGGCTCGGGAGCCTTGGCCAAGGGTGTGTCTACCCTTACCATCGGCACCAGCGGTGCCATCCGCCAAACCGCCGCGACGCCGGCGCGCGATGAGAAAAGACGGTTGTTTACGTACATATTGGATGAAACTCACTTTGTCTCGGGCGGACCGACCAACAACGGCGGAAACGTACTGGAATGGCTTTCAAAACATTTGCTTCTGAAAGACCCGAATGAGTTGTTGGCCTTGGCTGAAAATGCGCCTCCGGGCGCCGATGAGCTGTTGTTTGTGCCTTATCTTTTGGGAGAGCGGGCTCCCGTTTGGGATGCCCACGCCCGCGGCAGTTATCAAAACCTAAGCTGGCAGCACACGCAGGCCCATTTGGTACGTGCCACGCTCGAAGGCATTGTGCTGAATCTGAACCAAACCCGGCAGATCATTGACGGTCAACTTTCCAAAACACAGATACTGCATGCCAACGGCGGGTTTACGCAGTCCAAATTTTGGGTGCAACTGTTGGCCGATATTTTTGGAATAGCCGTCAAGGTCAACCAAAGCGGAGAGAGCGGTTGCCTGGGGGCGACCATGTTGGCCATGAAATCTTTGGGAAAGATAGACAGCCTGGAAAAAGGCGTGCAAAACTGTGTGCATTTTGCCGAAACCTACCATCCTGATCCGTCCAACCGGGCGATGTACCGGAAGGTCAATAAAAATTTCGGGAAGCTGATCGGGCAATGGAAAGAGTAA
- a CDS encoding Lrp/AsnC family transcriptional regulator, protein MEEPLDEYDRLILQQLERDARKAYSAIADDLKISNTMVHQRVGKLKRIGILKSTTVVLDERKLGFEWGAFTGITLKEDSDSEKIIDALKQIPEVTECYYITGKYTLYIRIVARSNEHMRRVLYEKIDHIPGVLKTESLIDFGAAFKRNVPIEE, encoded by the coding sequence ATGGAAGAACCCTTAGACGAGTACGACCGGCTCATTTTACAGCAACTCGAACGGGATGCGCGTAAAGCCTATTCGGCCATTGCCGACGACCTGAAAATTTCCAATACCATGGTGCATCAGCGGGTGGGCAAACTCAAGCGCATCGGTATTCTGAAAAGTACCACGGTGGTGCTTGATGAACGTAAGCTGGGCTTTGAATGGGGCGCATTTACGGGAATTACACTCAAGGAAGATTCCGATTCGGAAAAGATCATTGATGCCCTCAAACAGATCCCGGAAGTGACGGAATGTTATTACATTACGGGAAAATATACGCTGTATATTCGGATCGTTGCCCGCAGCAATGAGCACATGCGGCGGGTATTGTACGAAAAGATCGACCATATTCCGGGGGTGCTGAAAACCGAATCGCTGATTGATTTCGGGGCGGCTTTCAAACGAAATGTTCCCATTGAAGAATAA
- a CDS encoding PhzF family phenazine biosynthesis protein, whose amino-acid sequence MQLPIYQLDAFTDHLFGGNPAAVVPLTSWLPDETLQAIAAENNLAETAFYIPTDSGFHIRWFTPAIEVDLCGHATLATAYVLFFVENYVGEQLSFDSRSGILNVRKEADWLILDFPVDTLHKQLLAPPALLEAFGDVTPVEIFRGKTDFMAVLENEEQVRSLQPDVIVLSTLPVRGVIVTAKGEEVDFVSRFFAPQSGIAEDPVTGSAHTTLTPYWAEKLGKTELNALQVSKRGGVLKTKLLNDRVEIAGQVRLYLRGTIEIA is encoded by the coding sequence ATGCAACTTCCTATCTACCAACTCGACGCTTTTACCGATCATCTTTTTGGCGGAAACCCGGCCGCCGTAGTACCCCTGACCTCGTGGTTGCCGGATGAAACCCTACAAGCCATTGCGGCCGAAAACAATTTGGCCGAAACGGCTTTTTATATTCCGACAGATAGCGGATTTCATATCCGATGGTTCACGCCTGCCATCGAAGTAGACCTGTGCGGCCACGCTACGCTTGCCACTGCTTACGTTTTGTTCTTTGTTGAAAACTACGTCGGAGAACAACTGAGTTTTGACTCGCGCAGCGGAATTTTGAACGTGCGAAAAGAAGCCGATTGGCTTATTTTGGATTTTCCGGTCGATACGCTCCATAAACAACTGTTGGCTCCTCCCGCTTTATTGGAAGCGTTTGGAGATGTGACGCCCGTAGAAATTTTCAGAGGAAAGACAGATTTTATGGCAGTTCTGGAAAATGAAGAGCAGGTTCGCAGCCTTCAGCCCGATGTCATTGTCCTTTCTACACTACCCGTCAGAGGAGTTATTGTGACTGCCAAGGGAGAGGAAGTTGATTTTGTTTCCCGCTTTTTTGCTCCGCAATCAGGCATTGCCGAAGACCCGGTTACCGGTTCTGCGCATACTACACTAACCCCTTATTGGGCCGAAAAATTGGGCAAAACCGAACTGAATGCCTTACAGGTTTCCAAACGGGGAGGTGTTTTAAAAACCAAACTCCTTAATGACCGCGTAGAGATTGCCGGACAGGTGCGCCTGTACCTAAGAGGGACCATCGAAATTGCCTGA
- a CDS encoding thioredoxin family protein, with translation MKKAALVAFSAALLVSLMALKPQTPPAEEAKIKWVTLEEAYKLNQKQPRKVFIDLYTDWCGWCKVMDKNTFKNAEVIEFVNKKYYAVKFNPEKDADVMLGKVSFKNMLNGKVTGYPTTVFMNEKMALIQPVSGYLEPRMFHQVLAYFGDNNHEKEPFEQFKEKTYPGKYTSKVQ, from the coding sequence ATGAAAAAAGCAGCATTGGTCGCCTTTTCTGCGGCCCTATTGGTAAGCCTTATGGCTCTCAAGCCGCAAACTCCCCCCGCTGAGGAAGCCAAAATCAAGTGGGTGACCTTGGAAGAAGCCTACAAACTCAACCAAAAACAGCCCCGTAAGGTGTTTATAGACCTCTACACCGATTGGTGCGGTTGGTGCAAGGTAATGGATAAAAATACCTTTAAAAATGCCGAGGTGATTGAGTTTGTCAATAAAAAATACTACGCCGTCAAATTCAATCCGGAAAAAGATGCCGACGTAATGCTCGGGAAAGTTTCGTTCAAAAATATGCTCAACGGCAAAGTAACGGGCTATCCCACCACCGTATTTATGAACGAGAAAATGGCGCTGATTCAGCCCGTTTCCGGGTATTTGGAACCCCGTATGTTTCATCAGGTATTGGCGTATTTTGGCGATAATAACCACGAAAAAGAACCTTTCGAGCAGTTTAAAGAAAAAACCTATCCGGGCAAGTATACGTCAAAAGTGCAGTAA
- a CDS encoding response regulator, which translates to MSAIDTTKLHRLLRKQINKYLTEECLKQEVFVNFIKVVNDSYVNFERDKELLEHSAQLNDKEYAEINTKLKEEIKQRKISVEKLIEAIHSLEIQEGIHPKAFDSNNLLGLVDFLQIQIENRKQIEAELRQAKETAEKATDAKSEFLSMMSHEIRTPLNSIVGLTYLMQQEDVSPTMAENLKILQFSTDNLYVLINDILDFSKIEAGKVELERVPFDIKQLISNIKKANQVKAEEKGNKIKLMIDDDVPEVVVGDPLRLGQIISNLVSNAVKFTANGSITVELSFIKKVENSAVIDISVIDTGIGIARDKQASIFEKFTQANSETTRQFGGTGLGLVITKKLLHLYKSDIRIESELGRGSKFFFSIELEIGTALKSKTVEANNELLNESTLKGVKVLLVEDYPVNVKVATKFLERWQIVLDVAENGQVAVDKYAAGKYDVILMDIQMPLMDGYTATAKIREMDAEIPIIALTASATLSNQDRAFLVGMNDYVTKPFNPKELFQKIAKYSHRI; encoded by the coding sequence ATGAGCGCCATTGATACCACAAAACTCCATCGCTTACTGAGAAAACAAATTAATAAATACCTGACCGAAGAGTGTTTGAAGCAGGAAGTATTTGTCAATTTTATAAAGGTCGTTAATGATTCGTATGTTAACTTTGAAAGAGATAAAGAACTCCTCGAACACTCGGCGCAATTGAATGACAAAGAGTATGCGGAAATAAATACCAAGCTTAAAGAAGAAATCAAACAGCGGAAAATATCAGTCGAAAAGCTGATAGAAGCCATTCATTCGCTGGAAATACAGGAGGGGATTCATCCCAAAGCCTTTGATTCCAATAATTTATTGGGGTTGGTAGATTTTCTTCAGATTCAGATCGAAAACCGTAAACAGATCGAAGCTGAACTTCGGCAGGCGAAAGAAACGGCTGAGAAAGCCACAGATGCCAAATCGGAATTTCTTTCGATGATGAGCCACGAAATTCGAACACCGTTGAACAGTATCGTGGGGCTTACGTACCTCATGCAACAGGAGGATGTCTCGCCTACGATGGCCGAAAACCTTAAAATCCTCCAATTTTCTACGGATAATCTTTATGTACTCATCAACGATATTCTGGACTTCAGTAAGATAGAAGCGGGTAAGGTAGAACTGGAAAGGGTGCCTTTTGATATCAAACAGCTCATTTCCAACATCAAAAAAGCTAATCAGGTAAAAGCCGAGGAAAAAGGTAACAAGATCAAGCTGATGATTGATGATGATGTGCCGGAGGTGGTCGTCGGGGATCCGCTGCGATTAGGGCAGATTATCTCGAATCTCGTATCTAATGCTGTTAAGTTTACGGCAAACGGAAGTATAACGGTGGAATTGTCGTTCATTAAAAAGGTCGAAAACAGCGCAGTAATAGATATATCGGTTATTGATACGGGTATTGGCATTGCCCGGGATAAACAGGCGTCTATTTTTGAGAAATTTACCCAGGCAAACTCAGAAACAACTCGTCAATTTGGAGGAACGGGCCTTGGATTGGTGATAACCAAAAAACTGCTTCATCTCTATAAAAGTGATATCCGGATTGAAAGCGAGTTAGGACGAGGTTCCAAGTTCTTTTTTTCCATTGAGCTTGAAATCGGAACCGCACTTAAAAGTAAAACGGTTGAAGCAAACAATGAGTTGCTCAACGAAAGTACTTTGAAGGGAGTGAAGGTGTTGCTGGTAGAAGATTATCCCGTTAATGTAAAAGTGGCAACTAAGTTTCTTGAAAGGTGGCAGATCGTGCTGGATGTGGCCGAAAACGGTCAGGTGGCGGTAGATAAGTACGCCGCCGGAAAATACGATGTGATTCTAATGGATATTCAGATGCCCCTGATGGATGGCTATACGGCTACTGCAAAGATCAGGGAAATGGACGCCGAGATTCCCATTATTGCACTGACGGCCTCGGCGACGCTCAGCAATCAGGACCGTGCATTTTTGGTAGGAATGAATGATTACGTCACTAAGCCTTTCAACCCTAAAGAGCTGTTTCAGAAAATAGCAAAGTACAGTCACCGAATCTGA
- a CDS encoding sugar phosphate isomerase/epimerase family protein, whose translation MSEKLPFRFGSEVYTWFMSGNGTTHQGRLGHMIEIIAQAGFTGIQPIFTWMGELVDPDRLEAKLKEQGIQLAAVALALEWNGTEETQSERLIANNAISLLERFPGAVLNTVQIPTGRHELEARRRSLVNIVNTVSARAKDKGIPCSFHPNSPHTSIIRTEEDYKVVLESLDTTVTGWTPDVGHIINGDMDPLSKMKEYASLINHVHYKDWDGNPEFTLMGSGKVDLLSITQWLKDINYGGWIICEDEGKEALDDPDFVTLHDGRWIQNDLIPGLK comes from the coding sequence ATGTCAGAAAAACTTCCTTTTCGCTTTGGCTCAGAGGTTTATACCTGGTTCATGAGCGGCAACGGTACAACACATCAGGGGCGCTTGGGCCACATGATCGAGATCATCGCTCAGGCGGGCTTTACGGGTATACAGCCCATTTTTACATGGATGGGAGAATTGGTGGACCCTGACCGGCTGGAAGCTAAACTGAAAGAACAGGGGATTCAATTGGCGGCCGTGGCCTTGGCGCTGGAATGGAACGGAACCGAAGAAACCCAAAGCGAACGCCTGATCGCCAACAATGCGATCAGTCTGTTGGAGCGTTTTCCGGGGGCCGTGCTGAATACCGTACAGATTCCCACGGGCCGCCATGAATTGGAGGCGCGCCGCCGCAGTTTGGTCAATATCGTCAATACCGTTTCGGCCCGGGCCAAAGACAAAGGCATTCCGTGCAGCTTCCACCCGAATTCTCCTCATACTTCCATCATCCGCACCGAAGAAGATTACAAGGTGGTGCTGGAATCACTGGATACAACGGTAACGGGCTGGACGCCCGACGTGGGTCACATCATCAACGGTGACATGGACCCACTCTCCAAGATGAAAGAATACGCGTCGCTCATCAATCACGTGCATTACAAAGACTGGGACGGCAATCCCGAATTTACCCTCATGGGCAGTGGAAAAGTCGACCTTCTGTCGATTACGCAATGGCTGAAAGATATCAATTACGGTGGCTGGATCATTTGTGAAGACGAAGGGAAAGAAGCCTTGGACGACCCCGATTTTGTCACCCTCCATGACGGCCGCTGGATTCAGAATGATTTGATCCCCGGTTTAAAATAA